One Pagrus major chromosome 11, Pma_NU_1.0 genomic region harbors:
- the LOC141005023 gene encoding uncharacterized protein — protein MAGLCCVKILLLWAGVTLANSDPAPLSTAGPPVTRPPLCSYTVTPIDFGLQITITSSPPGNYIIKINEGGQHETEETFNVELFNQPTSRDIKHLKPCTEYEHNVTFNNGTGQTPCSSITEQKTRTSRMSQSDITDVSNPASCIPGYVCYQSEWDISSSMSTSDDIPAESCTSDSKTFCIKPGFNDICSDLTTTFTSGLFCSSFSLTKSITVDFLNQSEIHSRVQPELPAKIEITLPSKCHLTTDYTCKENGQIEELSKLEPFTDYSCIGHVKDITNVTIINTTDIPFRIDCDLEIIDMKKRATDTSIHLSWNTTSTNCQAVLQNLSNLYYDCSCSRADNKQKRVTGFVINKNPEEGTCYIKELQPYTDYTCEVQPKYNDNPVGESAEVRQITETGIPDGVTSLLLSNPEKSVIKVTCVHRGHFNGPDGRYIACLYASGDPQKLLKKETKDKCDFEFKDLSYSTTYRVEVTAFNGKYESFPAIEHDDRIYKTNRLAFVVRLCFFTIGIIIIIITVVVIYQISALKRRKSRNDVNEDVKLESTAIYVNERPPGLRS, from the exons ATGGCAGGTCTCTGTTGTGTCAAGATCCTGCTGCTCTGGGCTGGAGTCACTTTGGCCAACT CTGATCCAGCGCCACTGT CCACAGCAGGCCCACCAGTCACTCGACCTCCACTGT gttCTTACACTGTTACACCCATCGACTTTGGCCTCCAGATTACCATTACAAGCTCTCCCCCTGGTAACTACATCATAAAGATTAATGAAGGGGGGCAACATGAGACTGAAGAGACATTCAACGTTGAGCTCTTCAATCAACCCACATCACGTGACATCAAACACCTGAAGCCCTGTACTGAATATGAGCATAATGTGACATTTAATAATGGCACTGGACAAACACCCTGTAGCAGCAtcactgaacaaaaaacaaggaCATCTAGGATGA GTCAAAGTGACATTACAGACGTCAGCAACCCTGCATCATGCATCCCTGGATATGTTTGTTACCAGAGTGAATGGGACATCAGCTCCTCAATGTCAACATCAGATGATATTCCAGCTGAGTCGTGTACAAGTGACAGTAAAACATTCTGCATCAAACCTGGTTTCAATGATATTTGCTCAGATTTGACTACAACCTTCACTTCAGGACTGTTCTGTTCTTCCTTCAGCCTCACCAAAAGCATCACTGTTG ATTTCTTAAATCAAAGTGAGATACATTCAAGAGTTCAGCCTGAACTTCctgcaaaaatagaaataacaTTACCTTCAAAGTGTCATCTCACCACTGATTACACCTGTAAGG AAAATGGACAAATCGAGGAATTGTCTAAGCTGGAGCCCTTCACAGACTACAGCTGTATCGGTCACGTTAAGGACATCACCAATGTCACCATAATAAACACAACTGATATCCCCTTCAGGATTGACTGTG ATCTTGAAATAATCGACATGAAGAAGAGAGCAACCGACACCTCCATCCATTTGAGTTGGAACACGACCAGTACCAACTGTCAAGCTGTTCTTCAAAATCTTTCAAATCTTTATTATGACTGCAGCTGCTCACGTgctgacaacaaacagaaacGGGTGACTGGAT TTGTAATTAACAAAAATCCAGAAGAAGGAACATGTTATATTAAAGAACTGCAACCATACACCGACTACACCTGTGAAGTCCAACCCAAATACAACGACAACCCTGTGGGTGAATCAGCTGAAGTTAGACAGATAACTGAGACTGGAA TACCAGATGGTGTTACTTCACTGTTGCTGTCTAATCCAGAGAAAAGTGTGATTAAAGTAACCTGTGTTCATCGAGGACATTTTAATGGACCCGACGGGAGATACATTGCATGTCTTTATGCTAGTGGTGACCCTCAGAAGCtgcttaaaaaagaaacaaaagacaaatgtgACTTTGAATTCAAAGATCTGAGTTATTCTACTACCTACAGAGTGGAG gTGACTGCTTTCAATGGAAAATATGAGAGCTTCCCCGCCATAGAGCATGATGACAGAATCT acaagacaaacagacttGCCTTTGTTGTTCGGCTCTGCTTCTTCACCAttggcatcatcatcatcatcatcacagttgTGGTCATCTACCAGATCTCTGCTCTGAAGCGCAGAAAGTCCAGAAA TGATGTGAATGAAGATGTGAAGCTTGAATCAACAGCAA ttTATGTTAATGAACGGCCCCCTGGATTGAGATCATAA